In Opitutales bacterium, the following are encoded in one genomic region:
- the rpsO gene encoding 30S ribosomal protein S15 has translation MSHYLDKDNIINDYKVHDSDTGSCEVQIALLSARINHLTEHLRTHRKDYHSRRGLIKMTSRRRKLLDYLKRHNLEKYAEIIQRLGLRR, from the coding sequence ATGTCACACTATCTCGATAAAGATAATATCATCAACGACTACAAGGTCCATGACTCCGACACAGGGTCATGCGAAGTGCAGATTGCGCTCCTCAGCGCACGCATCAACCATTTGACCGAACACCTGCGGACGCACCGCAAAGATTATCACTCACGCCGAGGGCTGATCAAAATGACCAGCCGCCGCCGTAAGCTCCTCGACTACCTTAAGCGCCACAACCTAGAGAAATACGCTGAAATTATCCAGCGTCTCGGTCTACGCCGCTAG